The following are from one region of the Hydrogenophaga sp. BPS33 genome:
- a CDS encoding poly-beta-hydroxybutyrate polymerase N-terminal domain-containing protein yields MDVPLKLWIARLASGLSPAALVLAPMDWWLHLLVSPAKQAQLTASGLNKVQAWAFYLWRAAHGPCEDCVTPAPQEKRFSQPEWQQLPFNALAQGFLLQFASARTHAGSWWSHWQGWLATHSSRRVKARPVAGLRLHGRSVPAPGTYVHDRAPAHR; encoded by the coding sequence ATGGATGTGCCACTCAAACTCTGGATCGCCCGCCTGGCCAGCGGTCTGTCACCCGCCGCGCTCGTCCTGGCACCGATGGACTGGTGGCTGCACCTGCTGGTCTCACCGGCCAAGCAGGCGCAACTGACCGCCAGCGGGCTGAACAAGGTGCAAGCCTGGGCCTTCTATCTCTGGCGCGCCGCGCATGGTCCGTGCGAGGATTGCGTGACACCCGCGCCGCAAGAGAAACGTTTCAGCCAACCAGAATGGCAGCAGTTGCCATTCAATGCCCTCGCCCAGGGATTCCTTCTGCAGTTCGCGTCAGCGCGGACCCACGCTGGCTCGTGGTGGTCTCACTGGCAAGGGTGGCTGGCCACGCACTCTTCACGGCGCGTGAAGGCGCGGCCCGTGGCGGGCCTGAGGCTGCACGGGCGCTCCGTTCCCGCGCCCGGCACCTATGTGCACGACAGGGCGCCAGCGCACCGGTGA
- a CDS encoding trypsin-like peptidase domain-containing protein, whose protein sequence is MGAALGGTALLLCALVVGPSPVRANDLVDAAPALSVGFTPNYRAIVKHAGPAVVGIVVEGVRTPSALELVSDAGAPALLFKTPLPFHGQGSGFIISADGLVLTSAHVIQGARRITVRMSDRREFRAQVVGSDSVTDVAVLRIGARDLPVLRAGAITQLQVGDPVVAIGAPFGLEQSVSHGIVSAMRRSLPGLSAVPQIQTDAPVNPGHSGGPLLDASASVMGMLAQIYSLSGGYEGLSFAVPIDVVLRVKDNILAHGRMAHGYLGVTMQNLSLTLASAFGQERPHGALVAGVDVGSAAETAGLKVGDIITAVNGQTLGHASELTGHLGVASPGDRMRLTVWRARTSQEVVVRLDEATDLDEVDSADAATSAKEPQELGWRLRALSNQERNLLGVASGVWVDEVSAVSAQAGLRAGDVLLAINLKPILSTDDVDRAVRERPLQLALLIDRDGTRMFIPLAME, encoded by the coding sequence ATGGGCGCTGCGCTCGGGGGAACGGCGTTGCTGCTCTGCGCGCTGGTGGTGGGCCCTTCCCCGGTGCGGGCGAACGATCTGGTCGATGCTGCGCCGGCCTTGTCGGTGGGGTTCACACCCAACTACCGCGCGATCGTGAAACACGCGGGACCTGCGGTGGTCGGTATCGTGGTGGAAGGGGTGCGCACGCCATCAGCGCTTGAGCTTGTGTCCGATGCGGGAGCGCCTGCGCTGCTTTTCAAAACCCCTCTGCCCTTTCACGGCCAGGGATCGGGCTTCATCATCAGCGCCGACGGACTGGTGCTCACGAGCGCGCATGTGATTCAGGGTGCCCGACGGATCACGGTGCGCATGAGCGACCGCCGCGAATTTCGCGCCCAGGTGGTGGGCAGCGACAGCGTGACGGATGTGGCGGTATTGCGCATCGGGGCCCGGGATTTGCCGGTTCTGAGGGCGGGGGCGATAACGCAACTGCAAGTTGGCGACCCGGTGGTGGCCATCGGCGCGCCGTTCGGCCTGGAACAGAGCGTCTCGCACGGTATTGTGAGTGCCATGCGACGCTCACTGCCTGGTTTGTCCGCCGTGCCACAGATTCAGACCGACGCTCCCGTGAACCCGGGCCACTCCGGGGGACCACTGCTTGACGCAAGTGCCTCGGTGATGGGCATGCTCGCGCAGATCTACTCGCTCTCCGGCGGCTATGAAGGTCTTTCGTTCGCCGTCCCCATCGATGTGGTGCTGCGCGTCAAGGACAACATCCTTGCCCACGGACGCATGGCGCACGGCTACCTGGGTGTGACGATGCAGAACCTGAGCCTGACGCTGGCCAGCGCCTTTGGTCAGGAGCGGCCCCACGGGGCGCTGGTGGCGGGCGTGGACGTGGGCAGCGCTGCCGAAACAGCAGGGCTGAAAGTGGGCGACATCATCACGGCTGTCAATGGTCAAACGCTCGGTCACGCCAGTGAGCTCACCGGCCATCTGGGCGTGGCATCTCCTGGCGATCGGATGCGTCTGACCGTGTGGCGTGCACGGACGTCGCAAGAAGTGGTGGTGCGCCTTGACGAAGCGACGGATCTCGATGAGGTGGACAGCGCCGATGCGGCCACTTCCGCCAAAGAGCCGCAAGAGCTGGGTTGGCGGCTACGAGCGCTGTCGAATCAGGAGCGCAATCTGCTCGGCGTGGCCAGTGGCGTCTGGGTCGATGAGGTCAGCGCCGTCAGTGCGCAAGCCGGGTTGCGCGCGGGCGATGTTCTGCTGGCAATCAACCTCAAGCCCATCCTGTCCACCGACGATGTGGACAGGGCCGTGCGGGAACGCCCGCTGCAACTGGCGCTGCTGATCGACCGCGACGGCACGCGCATGTTCATTCCACTCGCGATGGAATGA
- the argF gene encoding ornithine carbamoyltransferase, whose protein sequence is MAFNLHQRCFLTLRDFSAGEIGFLLKLAADLKTAKTTGTEQPLLRGREIALIFEKDSTRTRVGFEVAAHDQGATVTYLGPSGSHIGHKESIKDTARVLGRVYDAIEYRGFGQAVVETLATWAGVPVYNGLTDQFHPTQILADFLTMREHSEKPLRDMAFCFLGDTGNNMGATLLTAAAKMGMDVRLCGPQSLWPSKDIVDEALSLAQESGARILLTEDVAAGVKDCDFLYTDVWVSMGEPESVWAERIRLLLPYQVNAQTMELTGNPRVRFMHCLPAFHNTETEVGAQIHKLHGISAMEVTDEVFESPASIVFDQAENRMHTIKAVLVATLGG, encoded by the coding sequence ATGGCATTCAACCTGCACCAACGCTGCTTTCTGACGCTGCGCGATTTTTCTGCCGGCGAGATCGGCTTTCTGCTCAAGCTCGCGGCCGATCTGAAGACCGCCAAAACCACGGGCACGGAGCAACCTCTGCTGCGCGGCAGGGAGATCGCGCTGATCTTCGAAAAGGACTCCACCCGCACCCGCGTCGGCTTCGAGGTGGCGGCCCACGACCAGGGCGCCACCGTGACCTACCTGGGTCCATCGGGCAGCCACATCGGCCACAAGGAGTCGATCAAGGACACGGCGCGCGTGCTGGGGCGCGTGTACGACGCGATCGAGTACCGCGGCTTTGGACAGGCGGTGGTCGAGACCCTGGCCACATGGGCCGGCGTGCCGGTCTACAACGGGCTCACCGACCAGTTCCACCCGACGCAGATCCTGGCCGACTTTCTGACCATGCGCGAACACAGCGAGAAACCGCTGCGCGACATGGCCTTCTGCTTCCTGGGCGACACGGGCAACAACATGGGGGCCACGCTGCTGACGGCAGCCGCCAAGATGGGCATGGATGTGCGCCTGTGCGGGCCGCAAAGTCTGTGGCCAAGCAAGGACATCGTCGATGAGGCGCTATCGCTGGCCCAGGAGAGCGGAGCTCGCATCCTTCTGACCGAGGACGTGGCCGCTGGCGTGAAGGATTGCGACTTCCTTTACACCGATGTCTGGGTGTCGATGGGCGAACCCGAATCGGTCTGGGCCGAGCGCATCCGGCTGCTGCTGCCTTACCAGGTCAACGCGCAGACGATGGAACTGACGGGCAACCCGCGCGTGCGCTTCATGCATTGCCTGCCCGCCTTTCACAACACCGAGACCGAGGTGGGTGCGCAGATTCACAAGCTGCACGGCATCAGCGCGATGGAGGTCACCGACGAGGTGTTCGAGAGCCCCGCGTCCATCGTGTTCGACCAGGCCGAGAACCGCATGCACACCATCAAGGCGGTGTTGGTGGCGACCCTCGGAGGCTGA
- a CDS encoding bifunctional aminoglycoside phosphotransferase/ATP-binding protein, with the protein MVASLSKMLSRETGQPVELIETHISWVLLTPIYAYKLKKPVRFPFVDFSSVDARKHFCEEELRLNQRFAPPLYIDVLPVYGSPESPRMGGIKDGMPIDHVIRMRRFPQSSLLRNLLESGRIEPAWLDGLASRMAEFHASAPAVSPASPIGGPDMIVRKVTDVLTSLQERCEDSRHVRLHGWMNEQARALRPAWTARQRGGWIRECHGDLHTGNVVLIEGELVPFDCIEFDPGLRWIDVMSDIAFLTMDLKAHGRRDLAFRFLDEWLQRSGDHAGLQVLHFYEVYRALVRAMTSGLGKQSSNAASRPDYLARAAEWAASPRDNARLLITHGFSGSGKSTVASQLLRAAGAVRIRSDVERKRLFGLDPQECSTALGLDIYTEQATNDTFESLRKRASDALRAGYPVIVDAAFLQSDWRRRFQALAEELHVPFSILDCHASPSKLRHRVMARAATGLDASEAGVEVLEHQLATHQPLETDEQAFTMAVSTQDTVDIDSLAAKWGAARALASDVSL; encoded by the coding sequence TTGGTTGCATCGCTGAGCAAGATGCTGAGTCGGGAGACTGGTCAGCCGGTCGAGCTGATCGAAACGCACATCTCCTGGGTTTTGCTCACCCCCATTTACGCCTACAAGCTCAAGAAGCCGGTGCGCTTTCCGTTCGTGGACTTCAGCAGTGTGGATGCCCGCAAGCACTTCTGTGAGGAAGAACTGCGTCTCAACCAGCGTTTCGCGCCCCCGTTGTATATCGACGTGCTGCCGGTTTACGGCTCGCCCGAGTCCCCGCGCATGGGCGGCATCAAAGATGGAATGCCCATCGACCATGTGATCCGAATGCGGCGATTCCCGCAGTCATCGCTGCTGCGAAACCTGCTGGAATCCGGAAGAATCGAACCCGCATGGCTCGATGGGCTGGCGAGCCGCATGGCCGAGTTTCACGCATCGGCACCGGCGGTCTCGCCAGCGTCGCCCATTGGCGGTCCGGACATGATCGTTCGAAAAGTCACAGATGTCCTGACTTCGCTTCAGGAACGCTGCGAAGACAGCCGCCATGTGCGCTTGCACGGGTGGATGAACGAGCAGGCCAGGGCATTGCGACCCGCGTGGACAGCACGCCAGCGGGGCGGATGGATCCGCGAATGCCATGGAGATCTGCACACCGGCAACGTCGTGTTGATCGAGGGTGAACTGGTGCCGTTTGACTGCATCGAGTTCGACCCCGGGCTTCGATGGATCGATGTGATGAGCGACATCGCCTTCCTGACGATGGACTTGAAAGCGCACGGGCGCCGGGATCTTGCCTTTCGCTTCCTGGATGAATGGCTGCAACGCAGCGGGGACCATGCCGGCTTGCAGGTGCTGCATTTTTATGAGGTCTACCGCGCGCTGGTCCGGGCCATGACGTCCGGCCTGGGAAAACAATCCTCAAACGCGGCATCCAGACCCGATTACCTGGCGCGCGCGGCCGAATGGGCAGCCTCGCCGCGGGACAACGCCCGCCTGCTGATCACGCATGGCTTCTCGGGTTCGGGGAAATCCACGGTCGCGTCGCAACTGTTGCGCGCCGCCGGGGCCGTCCGCATTCGATCGGATGTGGAGCGAAAGCGTCTGTTCGGTCTTGATCCACAGGAGTGCTCCACGGCGCTTGGACTCGACATCTACACCGAACAAGCCACGAACGACACCTTCGAGAGCCTGCGCAAGCGCGCAAGCGATGCGCTGCGGGCGGGCTACCCGGTGATCGTGGATGCTGCCTTCCTGCAAAGCGACTGGCGGCGCCGCTTCCAAGCGCTGGCGGAAGAACTTCATGTGCCATTCTCGATCTTGGATTGCCATGCGAGCCCGTCCAAGCTGCGCCATCGCGTGATGGCTCGCGCTGCCACCGGCTTGGACGCCTCGGAAGCGGGTGTCGAGGTGCTGGAGCACCAGCTCGCAACCCACCAGCCGCTGGAGACCGACGAACAGGCGTTCACCATGGCCGTATCGACGCAGGACACGGTGGACATCGATTCCCTTGCGGCCAAATGGGGGGCTGCCAGGGCGTTGGCCTCCGATGTGTCACTCTGA
- a CDS encoding cation-translocating P-type ATPase, translating into MSAGIPSSQASQSNVEHLLSLAAVDGTCGLAAADAEQRRARHGPNAFDVQRPRSAWLNFLDQFRDPLVYLLLIAACVTLVAWWVEAEGGLPVDGIVILSIVALNAVLGFLQEAKSQRAAAALARLASATSGVLRSGTVLRIPSTELVSGDILLLAEGDRVGADARLIDAHALLVQQASLTGESEAVQKQAGELSGEHPLADRHNMVFKGTEVVRGNGRALVTAIGMQTEMGAIAHLLATTPDEATPLQKEVRHIGRVLGGAVLVIATIVILTELWTADIRTWTEAVPVLLLGVSLAVAAVPEGLPAILSLVLALGVQRMAAQKAIVKKLSSVETLGSASVICTDKTGTLTRSEMTIQRVMTASGSSSADGVGYAPEGRMHHKGETLQPGALHSEVVALLSGGSLAGNADLRQDADGNWVIQGDPTEAAFLVAERKLDAHERRLQRFDRIAEVPFTSERKMMSVVAIDHAHADQLVLISKGAPDVLLDHCTRARVGMDAVPLTADARARVLADVEQLSHAALRTLSVAYRPLEAGEDAQAGEALEQDLVFLGTVGIIDPPRTEVAPAIEAARAAGIRIILITGDHPRTAERIAEDLGIIQAGATGLTGLDIDRLDDAALGDAVRTASVFARVAPAHKLRIVDALQAQGHVVAMTGDGVNDAPALKSADIGVAMGVTGTEVTKEASKMILADDNFATIIAAVREGRGILDNIRKFLRYLLSSNMGEVLTVFLGIVLARSLGLVDAAGAVVLPLFATQILWINLITDTGPALAMGVDPHADDVMTRPPRPPNERVIDARMWVTVGVTGITMAVVTLLTLDLLLPGGWIEGEHGLDVARTAAFTVLVLAQLFNAFNARSDTTSAFVGVLSNRWLWAAVLLGATLQILVVHWPVLNLAFSTTPLSAGQWLLCLCMASAVLWVSELHKFFRRRPSQRRAVAAT; encoded by the coding sequence ATGTCCGCAGGCATCCCCTCTTCCCAGGCATCGCAATCGAACGTCGAGCACCTGCTGAGCCTCGCAGCGGTGGACGGCACCTGCGGGCTGGCTGCGGCCGACGCCGAACAACGGCGCGCCCGGCATGGGCCCAATGCATTCGACGTTCAGCGGCCGCGCTCGGCCTGGCTGAACTTCCTGGACCAGTTCCGCGACCCGCTGGTCTACCTGCTGCTGATTGCCGCGTGCGTCACGCTCGTGGCCTGGTGGGTCGAGGCCGAAGGGGGCTTGCCGGTCGACGGCATCGTGATCCTCTCGATCGTGGCGCTCAACGCGGTGCTGGGCTTCCTGCAGGAGGCCAAGTCCCAGCGCGCCGCCGCCGCGCTGGCGCGGCTGGCGTCGGCCACGTCCGGCGTCTTGCGCAGCGGCACGGTGCTGCGCATACCGAGCACGGAGCTGGTCAGCGGCGACATTCTGTTGCTGGCCGAGGGTGACCGGGTGGGCGCCGATGCCCGGCTGATCGACGCCCATGCGCTGCTGGTGCAGCAGGCGTCGCTGACCGGCGAGAGCGAAGCCGTTCAGAAGCAGGCCGGCGAGCTGAGTGGCGAGCATCCCCTGGCCGATCGCCACAACATGGTGTTCAAGGGCACGGAAGTGGTTCGGGGCAATGGCCGCGCGCTGGTCACGGCCATTGGCATGCAGACGGAAATGGGCGCGATCGCCCATTTGCTCGCCACGACACCCGATGAAGCGACACCGCTGCAAAAAGAGGTGCGCCACATCGGGCGGGTGCTGGGCGGGGCGGTGCTGGTGATTGCCACCATCGTGATCCTGACGGAGCTCTGGACCGCCGACATCCGCACCTGGACCGAGGCCGTGCCGGTGTTGCTGCTGGGCGTGTCGCTGGCCGTGGCCGCCGTGCCCGAGGGCCTGCCGGCCATCCTCTCTCTGGTGCTGGCCCTGGGTGTGCAGCGCATGGCCGCACAGAAGGCCATCGTCAAGAAGCTGTCCTCGGTCGAGACACTGGGTTCCGCGTCCGTCATCTGCACCGACAAGACGGGCACGCTGACGCGTTCCGAGATGACCATCCAGCGGGTCATGACGGCCTCGGGCAGCAGCAGCGCGGATGGCGTGGGCTACGCGCCCGAAGGCCGGATGCACCACAAGGGCGAAACACTGCAGCCCGGTGCGCTGCACAGCGAAGTGGTGGCACTGCTCAGCGGCGGCAGCCTGGCCGGCAACGCCGACCTGCGCCAGGACGCCGATGGCAATTGGGTCATCCAGGGCGACCCCACCGAGGCCGCCTTCCTCGTGGCCGAGCGCAAGCTGGACGCGCACGAGCGGCGGCTGCAGCGTTTCGACCGCATCGCCGAGGTGCCCTTCACCTCCGAGCGAAAAATGATGTCCGTGGTGGCGATCGACCACGCGCACGCCGACCAGCTGGTGTTGATCAGCAAGGGCGCGCCGGACGTGCTGCTCGACCATTGCACGCGCGCGCGCGTCGGCATGGACGCCGTGCCGCTCACCGCGGACGCGAGGGCGCGGGTGCTGGCCGATGTCGAACAGCTGTCCCATGCCGCGCTGCGCACGCTGTCGGTGGCCTATCGCCCGCTGGAGGCAGGTGAGGATGCACAGGCGGGTGAGGCGCTGGAGCAAGACCTGGTGTTCCTGGGCACGGTGGGCATCATCGACCCGCCGCGCACGGAGGTGGCGCCGGCGATCGAGGCGGCGCGCGCGGCGGGCATTCGCATCATCTTGATCACCGGCGACCATCCGCGCACGGCCGAGCGCATTGCCGAAGACCTGGGCATCATCCAGGCCGGTGCCACCGGGCTCACCGGTCTCGACATCGACCGGCTCGACGACGCGGCCCTGGGCGACGCGGTGCGAACCGCCTCGGTGTTCGCGCGGGTGGCACCGGCGCACAAGCTGCGCATCGTGGACGCCCTGCAGGCACAGGGGCATGTGGTGGCCATGACCGGTGACGGCGTGAACGATGCGCCAGCCCTCAAGTCGGCCGACATCGGGGTGGCCATGGGCGTCACGGGAACCGAAGTGACCAAGGAAGCCAGCAAGATGATCCTGGCCGACGACAACTTCGCCACCATCATCGCGGCGGTGCGCGAGGGCCGCGGCATCCTGGACAACATCCGCAAGTTCCTGCGCTACCTGCTCTCGTCCAACATGGGCGAGGTGCTGACCGTGTTCCTGGGCATTGTGCTGGCGCGCTCGCTCGGGTTGGTGGACGCCGCGGGTGCGGTGGTGTTGCCGCTGTTTGCCACACAGATCCTGTGGATCAACCTGATCACCGACACCGGCCCGGCGCTGGCGATGGGGGTCGACCCCCATGCCGACGACGTCATGACCCGCCCGCCCCGCCCGCCGAACGAGCGCGTGATCGATGCCCGCATGTGGGTCACCGTGGGCGTCACCGGCATCACCATGGCGGTGGTCACGCTGCTGACGTTGGACCTGTTGCTGCCCGGTGGCTGGATCGAAGGCGAGCACGGTCTTGACGTGGCCCGAACGGCGGCATTCACCGTGCTGGTGCTGGCCCAGCTCTTCAATGCGTTCAATGCGCGCTCGGACACCACCAGTGCCTTCGTGGGCGTGCTCAGCAATCGCTGGCTCTGGGCTGCCGTGTTGCTGGGCGCCACGCTGCAGATCCTGGTGGTGCACTGGCCGGTGCTGAACCTGGCTTTCAGCACCACGCCTCTGTCGGCAGGGCAATGGCTGCTGTGCCTGTGCATGGCCAGCGCCGTGCTGTGGGTGAGCGAACTGCACAAGTTCTTCAGGCGACGCCCATCGCAGCGGCGTGCGGTAGCCGCGACTTGA
- the arcC gene encoding carbamate kinase, translating to MARVVVALGGNALLRRGEPVSASTQRDNIRRAAKALAQLMGEGHQLVITHGNGPQVGLLALQGEAAGKGAFPLDVLGAETEGMIGYVLQQELDNAYAGPAQFATLLTQVEVDPGDAAFRTPRKPVGPVYTEGDARRLAEQRGWAIARDGDAWRRVVASPRPVRILEIDVIRLLVDQGVTVICAGGGGIPVAQRPDGSFVGVEAVIDKDHASGLLAAELKADAFLMLTDVPAVFTDWGAPAQRALGDVTPQDLAALDFAAGSMGPKVQAACDFVNRTGDMAGIGALEDASAILACQAGTRVVPALSR from the coding sequence ATGGCACGTGTCGTGGTGGCTCTGGGCGGCAATGCGCTGTTGCGACGGGGCGAACCCGTGAGCGCGTCGACCCAGCGTGACAACATCCGCCGCGCCGCGAAAGCGCTCGCGCAACTCATGGGCGAGGGGCACCAGTTGGTCATCACCCACGGCAACGGCCCCCAGGTGGGCTTGCTCGCGCTGCAGGGCGAGGCCGCTGGCAAGGGCGCGTTTCCGCTGGACGTGCTCGGCGCCGAAACCGAGGGCATGATCGGCTACGTGTTGCAGCAGGAGCTGGACAACGCGTACGCAGGGCCGGCGCAATTTGCCACACTGCTGACGCAGGTCGAGGTGGATCCCGGCGATGCGGCCTTTCGCACGCCGCGCAAGCCCGTGGGCCCCGTCTACACCGAAGGCGATGCGCGGCGGCTGGCCGAGCAGCGCGGGTGGGCCATCGCGCGCGATGGCGATGCCTGGCGCCGCGTCGTGGCGTCGCCACGGCCGGTGCGCATTCTGGAGATCGACGTGATCCGCCTGCTGGTGGATCAAGGGGTGACCGTGATCTGTGCGGGCGGTGGCGGCATTCCCGTGGCGCAGCGACCTGACGGCAGCTTTGTCGGCGTGGAAGCCGTGATCGACAAGGACCACGCAAGCGGTTTGCTGGCCGCCGAGCTGAAGGCGGACGCATTCCTCATGCTGACCGACGTGCCCGCGGTGTTCACCGACTGGGGCGCTCCCGCCCAGCGCGCGCTGGGTGACGTGACGCCGCAAGACCTGGCGGCCCTGGACTTTGCCGCCGGCTCCATGGGCCCCAAGGTGCAGGCCGCCTGCGATTTCGTGAACCGCACCGGCGACATGGCTGGCATCGGCGCGCTGGAGGACGCATCCGCCATCCTGGCGTGCCAGGCCGGCACACGCGTGGTGCCGGCGCTGTCGCGGTGA
- a CDS encoding host attachment protein, producing the protein MSTEWFLIANAARGFIAQRCRGQPLTVIAHFEHPASRLKSAALGEDKAGRALAPAGFGGAAFEPRADAQRKEHLRFAHELATHLEEAALVEGYDTLVLFAGNPFLGELKGALAEATLRRLAHSVPVDLTRVGQAELGRRIADELAAAS; encoded by the coding sequence ATGTCCACCGAATGGTTTCTGATCGCCAACGCCGCGCGAGGCTTCATCGCACAACGCTGCAGAGGCCAACCGCTGACCGTCATCGCGCACTTCGAGCACCCGGCCAGCCGACTCAAGTCGGCCGCGTTGGGCGAAGACAAAGCCGGCCGCGCGCTGGCGCCGGCCGGCTTCGGCGGTGCGGCTTTCGAACCGCGTGCCGATGCGCAGCGCAAGGAGCACCTGCGCTTCGCACACGAACTCGCCACGCATCTGGAAGAAGCGGCCCTCGTGGAGGGCTACGACACACTGGTGCTGTTCGCAGGCAACCCCTTTCTTGGCGAATTGAAGGGCGCACTGGCCGAGGCCACCCTGCGCCGGCTAGCCCACAGCGTGCCCGTGGACCTCACGCGTGTGGGGCAGGCGGAACTGGGGCGGCGCATCGCGGACGAACTCGCGGCCGCGTCCTGA
- a CDS encoding phasin family protein, translating into MATRRSTKTAPTVPAPTDALNAALDVPRQQMALAAEGACSMFHGFEAIRHIQEKAAHEALTHYSNAAQRLKEASDPAQLLEIQADLMRFDVDGATRYWQQIGAVAVDMQNELISRFGHLVNDGGVLPAGASADEVHALASNWMTFFKGNARPEAS; encoded by the coding sequence ATGGCCACCCGACGATCCACCAAAACCGCGCCGACCGTCCCGGCGCCCACCGACGCATTGAACGCCGCACTCGATGTGCCGCGCCAGCAGATGGCGCTGGCGGCCGAGGGTGCCTGCTCGATGTTCCACGGCTTCGAAGCCATTCGCCACATTCAGGAGAAAGCGGCGCATGAAGCACTGACCCACTACTCGAACGCGGCACAGAGGCTCAAGGAAGCCAGCGACCCTGCGCAACTGCTGGAAATCCAGGCCGACCTGATGCGCTTTGACGTCGATGGCGCCACCCGCTACTGGCAACAGATCGGCGCGGTGGCCGTGGACATGCAGAACGAGCTGATCAGCCGCTTCGGTCATCTGGTCAACGACGGCGGCGTGCTGCCCGCTGGGGCGTCCGCAGACGAAGTGCATGCGCTGGCGAGCAACTGGATGACATTCTTCAAGGGCAATGCGCGCCCCGAGGCGTCGTGA
- a CDS encoding sodium:calcium antiporter: protein MTLAWLVIQLAVCAVLIARAGFVLSRSADRLAVAYGWGRGWVGLALLATVTSLPELASGISAVAFVDAPNLAVGNALGACVINLLFLVVIDALQREQPMYREASATHLLSAGFGVVMLGFVALSLLTGARAPAVLHVGVYSPLLLALYLLALRGVHGHERQAMADAAASLAPVASAPLGQTRRDWRAFGLAALVVLAAGSWLPQVADGLAQALGLSRSFVGTVLMAVVTTLPEMAVTLGALRLGALDMAIGNLLGSNLFNVAILAVDDAFYVRGPLLADASAVHAGTAVTALVMTGLVIIGLVMRPQGRALRVLSWVSVGLVAAYAVNAALVYLSVS, encoded by the coding sequence GTGACACTGGCCTGGCTGGTGATCCAGCTCGCGGTCTGCGCCGTGCTGATCGCGCGCGCAGGCTTCGTGCTCAGCCGCAGCGCCGACCGCCTGGCCGTGGCCTACGGCTGGGGGCGTGGCTGGGTCGGTCTGGCGCTGCTGGCCACGGTCACCTCCCTGCCAGAACTGGCCTCGGGCATCAGCGCGGTGGCCTTCGTCGACGCGCCCAACCTCGCCGTGGGCAATGCGCTCGGCGCTTGCGTCATCAACCTGCTGTTCCTCGTCGTCATCGATGCGCTGCAGCGCGAGCAGCCGATGTACCGCGAGGCCAGCGCGACGCACCTGCTGTCGGCTGGCTTCGGCGTGGTGATGCTGGGCTTTGTCGCCTTGAGCCTGCTCACGGGCGCGCGTGCGCCGGCGGTGCTGCACGTGGGGGTGTACAGCCCCTTGTTGCTGGCGCTGTACCTGCTGGCGCTGCGGGGCGTGCACGGGCACGAGCGCCAAGCCATGGCCGATGCTGCTGCGTCGCTCGCGCCCGTGGCGTCGGCGCCGCTGGGACAGACCCGCCGCGACTGGCGCGCCTTCGGCCTGGCCGCGCTGGTGGTGCTGGCTGCGGGAAGCTGGCTGCCCCAGGTGGCCGACGGCCTGGCGCAGGCGCTGGGGCTGTCGCGCAGCTTCGTCGGCACCGTGCTCATGGCCGTCGTCACCACGTTGCCGGAGATGGCCGTGACGCTGGGCGCCCTGCGACTGGGGGCACTGGACATGGCCATCGGCAACCTGCTGGGCAGCAACCTGTTCAACGTCGCCATTCTGGCGGTGGACGATGCCTTCTATGTTCGCGGTCCGCTGCTGGCCGATGCCTCGGCCGTGCACGCGGGCACGGCGGTGACGGCCTTGGTGATGACAGGCCTGGTCATCATCGGCCTGGTGATGCGCCCGCAAGGTCGCGCCCTGCGTGTGCTCAGTTGGGTGAGCGTGGGACTGGTGGCGGCGTACGCGGTGAACGCGGCGTTGGTCTACCTGAGCGTGTCATGA